A DNA window from Brassica napus cultivar Da-Ae chromosome A4, Da-Ae, whole genome shotgun sequence contains the following coding sequences:
- the LOC106445094 gene encoding uncharacterized protein LOC106445094, producing MDSSPKPNNDAYQHVFVMRHGDRIDNFEPLWVSTAARPWDPPLVQDGMIRAFRTGQRIRSQIPIHRVFVSPFLRCIQTASEVVSALSAVNVDPNAMSSKDVPSIDTSKLKVAIEYGLCEMLNSVAIRRELAPKDGNFDFRLSDLEAFFPEGMVDHNVDMVYKEMPKWEESVEGCRERYVKIVKALADKYPTENLLLVTHGEGVGTTFSTFYKDTTVYEVDYCAYVELRREVSSKDGSVVNGEYEVVLSHGQAGIRFSHDYFSDDPVISRTPV from the exons ATGGACTCATCTCCAAAACCCAACAACGATGCCTACCAACACGTCTTCGTGATGCGCCACGGCGATCGAATCGACAACTTCGAGCCACTTTGGGTCTCAACAGCTGCGAGACCCTGGGATCCGCCTCTAGTTCAAGACGGCATGATTCGAGCTTTCAGAACCGGTCAAAGGATCCGATCTCAGATCCCGATTCACCGCGTCTTCGTCTCCCCTTTCCTCCGATGTATTCAGACAGCTTCCGAGGTTGTCTCAGCACTTTCCGCGGTCAATGTTGACCCTAACGCCATGTCTTCCAAAGACGTCCCTTCCATTGATACATCTAAGCTCAAG GTTGCTATTGAGTATGGTTTGTGTGAGATGTTGAACTCGGTGGCTATAAGGCGTGAGCTTGCTCCTAAAGATGGAAACTTTGACTTCAGGTTATCAGATCTTGAAGCTTTCTTTCCTGAGGGAATGGTTGATCATAATGTGGATATGGTTTATAAAGAG atgCCAAAATGGGAAGAGTCTGTGGAAGGTTGCAGAGAACGTTATGTTAAAATTGTAAAGGCTCTTGCTGATAAGTATCCTACAGAGAACTTGCTCCTAGTCACCCACG GGGAAGGAGTAGGAACTACATTTTCGACTTTCTATAAAGATACAACTGTGTACGAAGTCGACTATTGTGCTTATGTTGAGTTGAGAAGAGAGGTCTCGAGTAAAGATGGGTCTGTTGTAAATGGGGAGTATGAGGTGGTTTTGAGTCATGGTCAAGCTGGAATCAGGTTTAGTCATgattattttagtgatgatCCTGTCATAAGCCGAACACCGGTTTAG